A genomic region of Haliotis asinina isolate JCU_RB_2024 chromosome 1, JCU_Hal_asi_v2, whole genome shotgun sequence contains the following coding sequences:
- the LOC137271686 gene encoding beta-porphyranase A-like, whose translation MNKSKHHDKFPNNVDAASEFVSLMVQGCKAFTLGRIPYVFEVINEPNWAENIIDPQTNIEFNRAVADKLRSRYGMKVAGPTYTSMALRQADEDNFTYWKRTAEFLDMSLDHLDFFGFHSYNYLRISTAGNYSYFGINEARLVASLDMVENYSFIKKGKNVQLVNTEFGCGNVFGVSPNFENGLIDFETIYQPNGFMFTFLNMREFIDRVTVFLSSNGQYPGHPSLRYSLFTLDGHPLQPTKFFRFWQNFANDQKFLRVSSQYNGQERMVAPLVLANPLTKEMVVLLHNYGSKFENVKLYFPNNWLIPSTGEETCVLLENGNPAFHDNYHFNISKLHGTVGLPGSSTCFYKFKTNYNFAGLRTNNETTYYGKDMIIPINNGHAQTTIHLPSSEYHTAHLRVGVSRDLNADAKPHAIEFNGQTLSSGYTLFDSMKNDDSLRKTTWNVWEFMVPEPQVHTTNTVNMTFNGDGGHVTSVALAVGKLQ comes from the coding sequence ATGAATAAGTCAAAACATCATGACAAATTCCCCAACAATGTTGATGCAGCATCAGAGTTCGTGTCACTGATGGTCCAGGGTTGCAAGGCCTTCACATTAGGACGAATTCCATATGTATTTGAAGTCATCAATGAACCTAATTGGGCGGAAAACATCATTGACCCACAAACGAATATAGAATTCAACAGGGCAGTTGCTGACAAACTCAGATCCAGATATGGAATGAAAGTTGCTGGACCCACATACACAAGTATGGCCTTACGTCAAGCAGACGAAGATAACTTCACATATTGGAAGAGAACTGCTGAGTTTCTGGATATGTCTCTTGACCACTTGGACTTTTTCGGTTTCCATTCCTATAACTATCTCCGTATATCAACTGCTGGAAACTATTCTTACTTTGGCATAAATGAAGCTCGTCTAGTTGCATCTCTGGACATGGTGGAAAATTACTCTTTCATCAAGAAAGGAAAAAATGTTCAATTAGTTAACACTGAATTTGGATGCGGTAACGTGTTCGGAGTCAGTCCTAATTTTGAAAATGGACTGATAGACTTTGAAACCATTTATCAACCAAACGGCTTCATGTTTACCTTCCTTAATATGAGAGAGTTTATAGACAGAGTTACCGTCTTCCTGTCGTCAAATGGACAATACCCTGGTCATCCTTCCCTGAGGTATTCCTTATTTACTCTTGATGGCCACCCCCTTCAACCAACCAAATTCTTCAGGTTTTGGCAAAACTTTGCTAATGACCAAAAATTTCTTCGAGTCTCAAGTCAGTATAATGGGCAGGAGAGAATGGTTGCACCTCTTGTCCTTGCAAACCCTCTCACCAAGGAGATGGTAGTTCTTCTCCACAACTATGGTAGTAAATTTGAGAATGTTAAACTATACTTTCCAAACAACTGGCTCATCCCTTCCacgggtgaagaaacatgcGTTCTGCTCGAAAATGGTAATCCAGCTTTTCATGACAATTATCATTTTAACATATCGAAGCTTCATGGCACTGTTGGTCTGCCCGGATCTTCAACCTGTTTCTACAAGTTCAAAACCAACTACAACTTTGCTGGACTACGCACGAACAACGAGACCACATACTACGGCAAGGACATGATCATACCAATCAATAACGGACATGCACAGACAACCATACATCTACCCAGCTCTGAATACCATACCGCTCACCTTAGAGTGGGAGTGAGCAGAGACCTCAATGCAGATGCAAAACCGCATGCAATTGAGTTCAATGGTCAGACTTTGTCTTCAGGTTACACCCTGTTTGACTCTATGAAGAATGATGATAGCTTGCGTAAAACAACATGGAACGTTTGGGAATTCATGGTCCCAGAACCACAGGTTCACACAACCAACACCGTCAACATGACCTTTAATGGAGATGGTGGTCACGTGACATCTGTCGCACTCGCTGTTGGAAAACTTCAGTag
- the LOC137278266 gene encoding beta-porphyranase A-like, giving the protein MLLPVLYTLLLWGAASSDTTVTIYNEWLSQGGRMHYEVERWNKVNGLTQLNLIPNMKSIRAAAGRWVNRDINLFPNWPQSHSHHGYPDPTYLQDHALQSKTWSWYMQQLSNYGNNIANIVWNIEGRHWPAWIDKSHHHGGFPNNVDAASEFVSLMVQSAKDYTGGRLPHIFEVINEPDWYEDVIDPQTNIDFHRAVADKLKSRFGMKVAGPSYTSMALRQADENNFSSWKRTAKFLDMSLDHLDFFSFHSYNYLHISGGSHTNSGINEARLVASLDMVENYSHIKKGKNVQLINTEFGLGVSGVPAGFENGLIDFQTIYQSNGFMFTFLNLREFIDRVTVFLFSNEQYPGHPSLRNSLFTMQGQPREMTKFFTFWKNFIYDHRFLRISSQYNGQERVVASLALANPHTKEMMVLLHNYGSKFENVKLDFPNNWLNPSSGEETCVLLDNGNPSIHANYHFDRSKLHGTVGLPGSSTCFYKFKTNYNFNGIRTDNENTYYGKKMIIPISNGHAQTTIDLPSSGYHSSYLRVGISRDKNANAKPKTVVFNGHTLSSSYMLFDATKVNRKTKWNVWVFMVPASQVHTSNTVTMTFDGNGGHVTSVALVAGKLH; this is encoded by the exons ATGTTGCTACCGGTTCTGTACACCTTATTGCTGTGGGGAGCAGCGTCCTCTGACACAACTGTCACGATCTACAACGAGTGGCTGTCCCAGGGTGGACGTATGCACTATGAAGTTGAACGGTGGAACAAAGTTAATGGGCTCACCCAGTTGAACCTaataccaaatatgaaatcCATCCGAGCAGCTGCCGGgcgctgggtgaacagagacaTAAACCTTTTTCCAAAT tggcCTCAAAGCCACAGTCACCATGGCTACCCAGACCCTACATATCTCCAGGACCACGCGCTCCAGTCAAAAACGTGGTCATGGTATATGCAACAACTCAGTAACTATGGGAACAACATCGCTAACATTGTCTGGAACATAGAAG GTAGACACTGGCCCGCCTGGATAGATAAGTCTCATCATCATGGCGGATTCCCAAACAATGTTGACGCTGCATCAGAGTTTGTATCGCTGATGGTTCAGAGTGCCAAGGACTACACAGGCGGTCGCCTTCCCCACATATTTGAGGTCATCAATGAACCTGACTGGTACGAAGATGTTATTGACCCACAAACGAATATAGACTTTCACAGAGCCGTGGCCGACAAGCTGAAATCACgatttggaatgaaagttgccGGACCGTCGTACACTAGTATGGCATTACGACAAGCAGATGAAAATAACTTCAGCTCCTGGAAAAGAACTGCAAAGTTTCTGGACATGTCTCTTGATCACTTGGACTTTTTCTCGTTCCATTCCTACAACTATCTGCATATCTCAGGTGGAAGCCATACCAACTCTGGCATCAACGAAGCTCGTCTGGTTGCTTCTCTTGACATGGTGGAGAATTATTCCCATATCAAGAAAGGAAAGAACGTTCAGCTAATTAACACTGAATTTGGATTAGGCGTGTCAGGAGTTCCAGCCGGTTTTGAAAATGGACTAATAGACTTTCAGACCATTTATCAATCAAACGGCTTCATGTTTACTTTCCTTAACCTGAGAGAGTTTATCGACAGAGTTACCGTATTTCTCTTTTCGAATGAGCAATATCCAGGTCATCCTTCCCTTCGGAATTCCTTATTTACAATGCAAGGACAACCTCGTGAGATGACAAAATTCTTCACGTTTTGGAAAAATTTTATTTATGACCACAGATTCCTCCGTATCTCCAGTCAATACAATGGACAGGAGAGAGTAGTTGCATCACTCGCCCTTGCAAATCCTCACACAAAAGAGATGATGGTTCTACTCCACAACTATGGAAGTAAATTCGAGAATGTTAAACTGGACTTTCCCAACAACTGGCTTAACCCTTCCTCTGGTGAAGAAACATGCGTTCTGCTCGACAATGGCAATCCATCTATTCATGCCAATTACCATTTCGACAGGTCTAAGCTTCATGGCACCGTCGGTCTGCCTGGATCGTCAACCTGCTTCTACAAGTTTAAAACTAACTACAACTTTAATGGAATACGCACGGATAACGAGAACACATACTATGGCAAGAAAATGATCATCCCTATCAGCAACGGACATGCACAGACAACCATCGATCTACCCAGCTCCGGATACCATTCATCGTATCTTAGAGTAGGAATTAGCCGCGACAAGAATGCCAATGCAAAACCCAAGACCGTTGTCTTCAATGGCCACACGTTATCTTCGAGTTACATGTTGTTTGATGCCACAAAGGTTAACAGGAAAACAAAGTGGAACGTGTGGGTCTTCATGGTTCCGGCATCACAGGTCCACACGTCAAATACAGTGACCATGACATTTGATGGAAACGGTGGTCACGTGACATCCGTCGCACTGGTTGCTGGCAAGCTTCATTAG
- the LOC137271675 gene encoding uncharacterized protein produces the protein MTSFEKQALNTATIKPTCWYRKVDDTFVILRQDQDPATLLQHLNQQHPRVQFTLETETNGQLPFLDVLVTRAPDNKIETSVYRKPTHSDQYIHFDSNHPLKTQTGIISTLTRRAINLSPISPSGEIEHLRRVFTKFNHYPPKLVDKMIRSTLHPTRKEATNKPEPAPIRIALPFIGKTSNHISRLLKQQAGIETYFTSSTSLKTLLKANGRNISKQHQLPKGVVYKINCDYG, from the coding sequence ATGACCTCCTTTGAAAAGCAAGCCCTCAACACCGCGACCATCAAGCCTACTTGCTGGTACAGAAAGGTTGACGACACCTTTGTCATCCTACGTCAAGACCAAGACccagctaccctcctgcaacacCTCAACCAACAGCACCCCCGTGTCCAGTTCACCttagaaacagaaacaaatggtCAGCTTCCCTTTCTAGATGTCCTTGTAACCAGAGCCCCAGACAACAAGATAGAAACCAGTGTCTACAGGAAGCCAACCCACTCTGACCAATACATTCATTTCGACTCCAACCATCCTCTGAAAACCCAAACTGGAATCATCTCTACCCTCACCAGACGGGCCATAAACCTCTCCCCCATAAGTCCCAGTGGAGAAATAGAACACCTCCGACGTGTTTTCACCAAGTTCAACCACTACCCACCAAAGCTAGTTGATAAAATGATCAGATCCACGCTCCACCCAACAAGAAAAGAGGCCACCAACAAACCTGAACCAGCACCTATCCGCATCGCTTTGCCCTTCATTGGAAAAACCTCCAACCACATCAGCCGTCTCCTAAAGCAACAAGCCGGCATTGAAACCTACTTTACCAGCTCTACATCACTGAAAACCCTGCTCAAAGCGAATGGCAGGAACATCTCTAAACAACATCAGCTACCGAAAGGTGTCGTCTACAAAATCAACTGCGACTATGGGTGa